Proteins found in one Oryza glaberrima chromosome 4, OglaRS2, whole genome shotgun sequence genomic segment:
- the LOC127770548 gene encoding uncharacterized protein LOC127770548 translates to MEGLLSKLRSLDAYPKVNEDFYSRTLSGGIITLASSVVMLLLFVSELRLYLHAVTETTLRVDTSRGETLRINFDVTFPALQCSIISLDAMDISGQEHLDVKHDIFKQRIDVHGNVIATKQDAVGGMKVEQPLQRHGGRLEHNETYCGSCYGAEESDEQCCNSCEDVREAYRKKGWGVSNPDLIDQCKREGFLQSIKDEEGEGCNIYGFLEVNKVAGNFHFAPGKSFQKANVHVHDLLPFQKDSFNVSHKINKLSFGQRFPGVVNPLDGAQWMQHSSYGMYQYFIKVVPTVYTDINEHIILSNQFSVTEHFRSSESGRIQAVPGVFFFYDLSPIKVTFTEQHVSFLHFLTNVCAIVGGVFTVSGIIDSFVYHGQRAIKKKMEIGKFN, encoded by the exons ATGGAGGGGCTCCTGTCCAAGCTCCGGAGCCTGGACGCCTACCCCAAGGTGAACGAGGACTTCTACAGCCGCACGCTCTCCGGCGGCATCATcacgctcgcctcctccgtcgtcatgctcctcctcttcgtctCAGAGCTCC GATTATATCTTCATGCGGTCACAGAAACAACACTAAGGGTTGATACCTCAAGGGGAGAAACACTTCGCATAAAT TTTGATGTCACCTTTCCAGCCCTTCAGTGTTCTATAATAAGCCTTGATGCAATGGACATCAGTGGACAAGAGCACCTTGATGTG AAACATGATATATTCAAGCAGAGAATTGATGTCCATGGTAATGTTATTGCAACTAAGCAAGATGCAGTTGGTGGGATGAAG GTGGAACAGCCCCTACAACGGCATGGCGGCAGGCTTGAACACAATGAGACCTATTGTGGCTCTTGTTATGGTGCGGAAGAA TCTGATGAGCAGTGTTGTAACTCGTGTGAAGATGTTCGAGAAGCATACAGGAAAAAAGGTTGGGGTGTATCAAATCCAGATTTGATCGACCAG TGCAAAAGGGAAGGCTTCCTTCAGAGTATAAAGGatgaagaaggagaaggatgCAATATTTATGGTTTCCTGGAAGTTAACAAGGTTGCTGGAAATTTCCACTTTGCTCCAGGGAAAAGCTTCCAGAAGGCAAATGTTCATGTCCACGACTTGCTTCCATTCCAAAAGGACAGCTTCAAT GTCAGCcataaaataaataagttaAGTTTTGGACAACGCTTTCCTGGTGTGGTTAATCCTCTTGACGG GGCACAATGGATGCAACATTCATCATATGGAATGTACCAATACTTCATCAAG gTTGTTCCCACTGTCTACACAGACATAAATGAACACATTATTCTTTCGAATCAG TTTTCTGTGACGGAACATTTTAGAAGTAGTGAGAGCGGTCGGATACAGGCTGTTCCTggagtatttttcttttacGACCTTTCGCCAATTAAG GTCACATTCACGGAACAGCATGTGTCATTTTTGCACTTCTTAACTAATGTTTGCGCTATAGTTGGAG GCGTCTTCACTGTTTCTGGAATCATAGATTCATTTGTATACCATGGCCAGAGAGCAATCAAGAAGAAGATGGAAATCGGAAAATTCAACTGA
- the LOC127771580 gene encoding PLAT domain-containing protein 3-like, translating to MAHKLLCFAALISMAALAAGARSSDPEDTGALLLPGSTGSNQCVYTLYVETGSIWKAGTDAAIGVELYTAAGNGILIRNLQAWGGLMAAGHDYFERSNVDIFSGRGPCLGAPVCRMKLTSNGAGEHHGWFCKSVEVTVAGPHARCSRAAFDVQQWLATDAPPYQLYAERSVCGKISTAAAAAELES from the exons ATGGCGCATAAGCTCCTCTGCTTTGCGGCACTCATTTCCATGGCGGCTTTG GCCGCCGGAGCAAGGTCATCGGATCCGGAGGACACGGGCGCGCTGCTGCTCCCGGGCTCGACGGGGTCGAACCAGTGCGTGTACACGCTCTACGTGGAGACGGGCTCGATCTGGAAGGCCGGCACCGACGCGGCGATCGGCGTGGAGCTCTACACGGCGGCCGGCAACGGCATCCTCATCAGGAACCTGCAGGCGTGGGGCGGCCTCATGGCGGCCGGCCACGACTACTTCGAGCGGAGCAACGTCGACATCTTCAGCGGCCGCGGGCCATGCCTGGGTGCCCCCGTCTGCCGCATGAAGCTCACCtccaacggcgccggcgagcaccaCGGCTGGTTCTGCAAGTCCGTCGAGGTCACCGTCGCCGGTCCCCACGCCAGGTGCAGCAGGGCGGCGTTCGACGTCCAGCAGTGGCTCGCCACCGACGCGCCGCCGTACCAGCTCTACGCCGAGCGGAGCGTCTGCGGCAAGAtcagcacggccgccgccgccgccgagctggaGAGCTGA
- the LOC127771565 gene encoding PLAT domain-containing protein 3-like, which yields MAADKFLCFALLVSMAVLAAGSRSPDGVAALPLRGQLVAGGDNDKSECVYTLYVETGWIWKAGTDAAIGVELAAADGSDFAVGDLERWGGLMGAGHDYYERGNVYVFSGRAPCLPSPPCRMNLTSDGAGAHHGWYCKSVEVTATGPHAGCAKAAFGVEQWLATDAPPYQLYAERSVCAKSRPGGEEER from the exons ATGGCTGCTGACAAGTTCTTGTGCTTCGCCTTGCTCGTTTCCATGGCGGTCTTG GCCGCCGGATCGAGATCGCcggacggcgtggcggcgctgccgcTCCGTGGCCAGCTGGTCGCCGGCGGGGACAACGACAAGAGCGAGTGCGTGTACACGCTGTACGTGGAGACCGGGTGGATCTGGAAGGCCGGCACGGACGCGGCGATCGGCgtggagctcgcggcggcggacggcagcGACTTCGCCGTCGGGGATCTGGAGCGGTGGGGCGGGCTCATGGGCGCCGGGCACGACTACTACGAGCGCGGCAACGTCTACGTGTTCAGCGGACGCGCGCCGTGCCTGCCGTCCCCGCCGTGCCGGATGAACCTGACctccgacggcgccggcgcgcacCACGGGTGGTACTGCAAGTCCGTGGAGGTCACCGCCACGGGCCCCCACGCCGGGTGCGCCAAGGCGGCGTTCGGCGTCGAGCAGTGGCTCGCCACCGACGCGCCGCCTTACCAGCTCTACGCCGAGCGGAGCGTCTGCGCCAAGAGCCgccccggcggcgaggaggagcgctGA